Proteins encoded by one window of Kribbella flavida DSM 17836:
- a CDS encoding aminoglycoside phosphotransferase family protein, with protein sequence MHEGQLSVSAATVRQLVAEQFPEWADEPVTEVVSHGTVNALFRIGDRFGVRFPLQGDDPAAVRRSLEAEAAAAAELAGRTSFRTPEPVALGEPGAGYPLPWSVQTWVPGTPATPDAPGWSVAFARDLATFVREVRTIDTAGRTFDREGRGGLLPDSDDWMETCFERSERLMDVSALRRLWSDLRELPRTGADVMTHGDLIPGNVLVAADRLAGIIDVGGFGPADPALDLVAAWHLLDPEPRQAFRDHLGCSDLEWQRGKAWALQQAMGLVWYYEQSNPPMSLLGRRTLERLLGQGFSRRTP encoded by the coding sequence ATGCACGAGGGGCAGTTGAGTGTATCGGCGGCGACCGTGCGGCAGTTGGTCGCCGAACAGTTTCCGGAGTGGGCCGACGAGCCGGTCACCGAGGTGGTGTCCCACGGCACCGTGAACGCCTTGTTCCGGATCGGCGACCGGTTCGGCGTCCGGTTCCCCTTGCAGGGTGACGATCCCGCCGCAGTCAGGCGATCGCTGGAGGCCGAGGCGGCCGCCGCCGCGGAGCTCGCCGGGCGGACGTCGTTCCGTACGCCGGAGCCGGTCGCCCTCGGTGAGCCGGGCGCCGGATACCCGCTGCCGTGGTCGGTTCAGACCTGGGTCCCGGGTACGCCGGCCACCCCGGACGCGCCCGGCTGGTCGGTGGCGTTCGCGCGGGACCTGGCGACGTTCGTCCGGGAGGTTCGAACGATCGACACCGCCGGCAGGACGTTCGACCGGGAAGGACGAGGTGGCCTCCTGCCGGACAGCGACGACTGGATGGAGACGTGTTTCGAGCGCAGCGAACGGCTCATGGACGTCTCCGCGCTGCGCCGGCTCTGGAGCGACCTGCGCGAGCTGCCGCGGACCGGCGCCGACGTGATGACCCACGGCGACCTGATCCCGGGCAACGTCCTGGTCGCCGCGGATCGGCTGGCCGGGATCATCGACGTCGGCGGGTTCGGTCCGGCCGATCCCGCGCTCGACCTGGTCGCGGCCTGGCACCTGCTGGACCCCGAGCCGCGGCAGGCGTTCCGCGACCACCTCGGCTGCTCCGACCTGGAGTGGCAGCGGGGCAAGGCGTGGGCACTGCAACAGGCGATGGGGCTGGTCTGGTACTACGAGCAGAGCAATCCCCCGATGAGTCTGCTCGGCCGCCGGACCCTGGAACGTCTGCTGGGACAGGGATTCAGCCGTCGTACTCCTTGA
- a CDS encoding alpha/beta fold hydrolase: MTTITQTSLTVPGATLYYELRGSGPLVVLAGAPMDADSFAPLAELLAADHTVLTTDPRAINRSQVEDRDQDSTPAQRADDLSRLIAHVDAGPAVVFGSSGGAVSALALAQAHPEQLTAVIAHEPPVVGLLDDAATVHAGTDQLCATYLAGDVLGAWRMFFAQANLAIPDEALAMMFGGDRDPRAVADERFWFEHELRPSTHWMPDPAVLRSAGIQVLVGIGQESSGQLCDHTSRRLAAALGVQPTLFPGDHTGFAEGPEAFAVVLRDVLRRIHA; encoded by the coding sequence ATGACAACGATCACGCAGACCTCGCTCACCGTTCCCGGTGCCACCCTGTACTACGAACTGCGGGGCAGCGGGCCCCTCGTCGTCCTGGCCGGAGCGCCGATGGACGCCGACTCGTTCGCGCCCCTGGCCGAGCTGCTCGCCGCCGACCACACCGTGCTCACCACCGACCCGCGCGCGATCAACCGGAGCCAGGTCGAGGACCGCGACCAGGACTCGACACCGGCCCAGCGCGCCGACGACCTGTCCCGGCTGATCGCGCACGTCGACGCCGGACCGGCGGTGGTGTTCGGCTCCAGCGGCGGCGCGGTCTCGGCGCTCGCGCTCGCCCAGGCCCATCCCGAGCAGCTCACCGCGGTGATCGCGCACGAGCCGCCGGTCGTCGGCCTGCTCGACGACGCCGCGACGGTGCACGCCGGAACCGATCAGCTGTGCGCGACCTACCTGGCCGGCGACGTGCTCGGTGCCTGGCGGATGTTCTTCGCGCAGGCGAACCTGGCCATCCCGGACGAGGCGCTGGCGATGATGTTCGGCGGCGACCGGGACCCGCGGGCCGTAGCGGACGAGCGGTTCTGGTTCGAGCACGAGCTGCGGCCGAGCACCCACTGGATGCCCGACCCCGCCGTACTGCGGTCTGCCGGGATCCAGGTGCTGGTCGGCATCGGGCAGGAGTCGTCGGGACAGCTCTGCGACCACACCTCCCGGCGGCTCGCTGCAGCGCTCGGCGTACAACCGACGCTGTTCCCCGGCGACCACACCGGTTTCGCCGAGGGGCCCGAGGCGTTCGCGGTGGTTCTGCGTGACGTACTGCGCCGAATCCACGCCTAG
- a CDS encoding TrmH family RNA methyltransferase, with amino-acid sequence MSRRTGGAAGNRAGGGARDQSGADRAELSPRDKWITIYGRKPVLEALNDPALSVAKVVVADNAGGGSLDEILAAARRLGTPVERASSTRVKWLAGNGKQDQGVVADVDAPRMTPLPNFLRQRGRRPTKVFLLDGVTNPGNVGMILRTATGAGFDGVILPRAGTPHVGPLVIKASAGVAFQAPIVNAPTAKGAVDALRAAGYEIYGLSARSQRSLFRTELAPRAVFVLGGETHGISVTTDTDLRIPLHNGVESLNVAVAAAVVAFEVANRR; translated from the coding sequence GTGAGTCGGCGGACAGGTGGTGCAGCAGGGAACCGAGCAGGCGGCGGTGCCCGCGACCAGTCAGGTGCCGACCGGGCCGAGCTGTCGCCGCGGGACAAGTGGATCACGATCTACGGCCGCAAGCCGGTGCTGGAGGCGCTGAACGACCCCGCCCTGTCGGTGGCGAAAGTCGTGGTCGCGGACAACGCGGGCGGTGGCTCGCTGGACGAGATCCTGGCCGCCGCGCGCCGGCTCGGGACGCCGGTCGAGCGGGCTTCCTCGACCCGGGTGAAGTGGCTGGCCGGCAACGGCAAGCAGGACCAGGGCGTGGTCGCCGACGTCGACGCGCCCCGGATGACGCCGCTGCCGAACTTCCTGCGCCAGCGCGGCCGGCGGCCGACCAAGGTGTTCCTGCTCGACGGCGTGACGAATCCCGGCAACGTCGGCATGATCCTGCGCACCGCCACCGGCGCGGGCTTCGACGGTGTGATCCTGCCCCGGGCCGGTACGCCGCACGTCGGGCCGCTGGTGATCAAGGCCTCGGCCGGGGTCGCGTTCCAGGCGCCGATCGTGAACGCGCCGACCGCGAAGGGTGCGGTGGACGCGCTGCGGGCCGCCGGGTACGAGATCTACGGGCTGTCGGCCCGTTCCCAGCGCTCGCTGTTCCGGACCGAGCTGGCGCCGCGGGCGGTGTTCGTGCTCGGTGGCGAGACGCACGGCATCTCGGTCACCACCGACACCGACCTGCGGATCCCGCTGCACAACGGAGTGGAGTCGCTCAACGTCGCGGTCGCGGCGGCCGTGGTGGCGTTCGAGGTCGCCAACCGGCGCTGA
- a CDS encoding molybdenum cofactor biosysynthesis protein, producing MTPYDGPGIVRVEIVALLVSPVHAYEGRPADGPRADPLDGVVDRVSVRAGLGLVGDRYFNQAVHRKGAVTFFAAEALDALTGELGWPEGPDPHLLRRNVVLRGFPVDELAARRLPSGERVDGARFALDSGAGPVRFQAHRPANPCAWMDSVLGAGAFKGLRGRGGIRCEPLDDGQLSLGPARLELLG from the coding sequence GTGACGCCGTACGACGGGCCCGGCATCGTACGGGTGGAGATCGTCGCCCTGCTGGTGTCACCGGTCCACGCCTACGAGGGCAGACCGGCGGACGGACCGCGGGCCGATCCGCTGGACGGAGTGGTCGACCGGGTCAGCGTCCGGGCCGGACTGGGGCTGGTCGGCGACCGCTACTTCAACCAGGCCGTGCACCGGAAGGGGGCGGTGACGTTCTTCGCCGCGGAGGCCCTGGACGCGCTGACTGGTGAGCTGGGGTGGCCGGAGGGGCCTGATCCGCACCTGCTCCGCCGCAACGTCGTACTGCGGGGGTTCCCGGTCGACGAGCTGGCCGCGCGCAGGCTGCCGTCGGGGGAGCGGGTGGACGGCGCGCGGTTCGCGCTCGACTCGGGTGCCGGGCCGGTGCGGTTCCAGGCGCACCGGCCGGCGAATCCGTGTGCGTGGATGGACAGCGTCCTCGGTGCCGGAGCGTTCAAGGGGCTGCGCGGACGGGGTGGGATCCGTTGCGAACCGCTGGACGACGGTCAGCTCAGCCTGGGCCCGGCGAGGCTGGAACTGCTCGGCTGA
- a CDS encoding SDR family NAD(P)-dependent oxidoreductase encodes MADQRPLALITGASSGIGLELAKQFAQHGYDLVVAAEDGGIESAAVTLRTAGSETVQVEAVRVDLATSDGVQRLYSALGGRAVDAAALNAGVGLGGAFLDNDLGDELKLIQLNVVSTVHLAKLLLRDMIAAESGKLLITSSIASTMPGSFQAIYNASKSFLQSFAEALQNELKDSPVTITSLMPGPTETNFFHRAGMDDTPMGRAGKDDPATVARQGFEALMAGKDRQVTTTLKTKAQELSNKILPDKLKAAAHRKMAEPDEHKDD; translated from the coding sequence ATGGCTGACCAACGACCTCTCGCCCTGATCACCGGAGCCTCCAGCGGAATCGGCTTGGAGCTCGCCAAGCAGTTCGCCCAGCACGGCTACGACCTTGTCGTCGCCGCCGAGGACGGCGGCATCGAGTCGGCCGCCGTCACCCTGCGCACAGCCGGCTCCGAGACCGTGCAGGTCGAAGCGGTCCGCGTCGACCTGGCCACCTCCGACGGCGTCCAGCGGTTGTACTCCGCCCTCGGCGGGCGCGCCGTCGACGCCGCCGCGCTGAACGCCGGCGTCGGCCTGGGCGGGGCGTTCCTCGACAACGACCTGGGTGACGAGCTGAAGCTGATCCAGCTCAACGTCGTCTCCACGGTGCACCTGGCCAAGCTCCTGCTCCGCGACATGATCGCGGCCGAGTCCGGCAAGCTGCTGATCACCTCGTCGATCGCGTCGACGATGCCGGGCTCGTTCCAGGCGATCTACAACGCCAGCAAGTCGTTCCTGCAGTCCTTCGCCGAGGCCCTGCAGAACGAGCTGAAGGACTCGCCGGTGACCATCACGTCCCTGATGCCCGGCCCGACGGAGACCAACTTCTTCCACCGCGCCGGGATGGACGACACCCCGATGGGCCGCGCCGGCAAGGACGATCCCGCCACCGTCGCGCGGCAGGGCTTCGAGGCCCTGATGGCAGGCAAGGACCGCCAGGTCACCACCACCTTGAAGACCAAGGCCCAGGAGCTGAGCAACAAGATCCTGCCGGACAAGCTGAAGGCCGCGGCCCACCGCAAGATGGCCGAGCCCGACGAGCACAAGGACGACTGA
- a CDS encoding ANTAR domain-containing protein, with translation MTDHAAILAQLARLAAADAKERHLAERLCEASRLILGVTGASITVDTATSNRITLASSDEVAARLEDLQELLGQGPCREAFQTGLPVTVDLGEQADERWPEFTRAAREAVGELRISCFPMRPSRQSVFGTLSLYVTEGDTLPESTDTAQFLADAVGAALLRDPTSEDGVTGGGAWSARAQIHQATGMVIAQLRLSTDDALAILRAHAYAHDTTLSDIAAKVVRRELDFTEGIA, from the coding sequence TTGACGGATCATGCGGCGATCCTGGCGCAACTGGCCCGGCTGGCCGCCGCGGACGCGAAGGAACGGCACCTCGCCGAGCGGCTCTGCGAGGCGAGCCGGTTGATCCTCGGTGTCACCGGCGCGTCGATCACCGTCGACACCGCGACGTCGAACCGCATCACGCTCGCGTCCAGCGACGAGGTCGCCGCCCGGCTGGAGGACTTGCAGGAACTGCTCGGGCAGGGGCCGTGCCGGGAGGCGTTCCAGACCGGGCTGCCGGTGACGGTCGACCTCGGCGAGCAGGCCGACGAACGCTGGCCGGAGTTCACCCGGGCCGCCCGGGAGGCGGTCGGCGAGCTCCGGATCAGCTGCTTTCCGATGCGACCGTCACGGCAGTCCGTGTTCGGCACGCTGAGCCTGTACGTGACCGAAGGGGACACGCTGCCCGAGTCCACCGACACCGCCCAGTTCCTGGCCGACGCGGTGGGCGCCGCGCTGCTGCGCGACCCGACGTCGGAGGACGGCGTCACCGGCGGCGGCGCCTGGTCGGCGCGCGCCCAGATCCACCAGGCCACCGGGATGGTGATCGCGCAGCTGCGCCTGTCCACCGACGACGCGCTGGCCATCCTGCGGGCCCACGCCTACGCGCACGACACCACGTTGAGCGACATCGCGGCCAAGGTCGTCCGCCGTGAGCTCGACTTCACCGAGGGGATTGCATGA
- a CDS encoding MarR family winged helix-turn-helix transcriptional regulator, translating to MTEDHVDRIQAAWHTERPDLDVSPQGVIGRLHRIAAHLTAELAVGYAKYGLSEGEFDVLAALRRAGTPYERAPGEIALHTMVTTGAVSKRVDRLEQAGLVRRLRSSTDGRGRMVRLTPAGKRLIDKAFTAHMANEQRLLAALSASESEQLEALLTTWLAALEPPD from the coding sequence GTGACCGAGGACCACGTCGACCGGATCCAGGCCGCCTGGCACACCGAGCGCCCCGACCTGGACGTAAGCCCGCAGGGAGTGATCGGCCGGCTGCACCGGATCGCGGCGCACCTGACCGCGGAGCTGGCCGTCGGCTACGCGAAGTACGGGCTGTCCGAGGGTGAGTTCGACGTGCTGGCCGCGCTCCGCCGCGCCGGTACGCCGTACGAGCGGGCGCCCGGCGAGATCGCGCTGCACACGATGGTCACCACCGGCGCGGTGAGCAAAAGGGTCGACCGGCTCGAGCAGGCCGGGCTGGTCCGCCGGCTGCGCAGCAGCACCGACGGCCGCGGCCGGATGGTCCGGCTCACCCCGGCCGGCAAACGCCTGATCGACAAGGCTTTCACCGCCCACATGGCCAACGAGCAACGCCTCCTGGCCGCCCTCAGCGCGTCGGAGTCGGAGCAGCTGGAAGCCCTGCTCACAACCTGGCTGGCCGCCCTGGAACCGCCCGACTGA
- a CDS encoding ANTAR domain-containing protein — MTGHEGSQPEAVDPHEAARPGAARPDRALTELAAATSTLTADHDVVGTTTLLLAGCARAVGAAAAGVLLARPDDRELELLAATSHRAEELDLYQLQVEQGPCLDAVRTVETVTATGVREIEHRWPLLVDTFRAVGVGGVRAVPLLWHGDALGAMNLFFADSAAVEGSGSVAQAFADIATIAIVHSGRVMPHAVIAQARAALDERVVVEQAKGVLAQTDQLELDKAFDRLLTLAAERGRPLGTVAAEVVEAAGEGRPPTS, encoded by the coding sequence ATGACCGGTCACGAAGGCAGCCAGCCGGAAGCCGTCGATCCGCACGAGGCCGCCCGTCCGGGAGCCGCTCGCCCGGACCGCGCGCTCACCGAGCTGGCCGCGGCGACCTCGACACTGACCGCGGACCACGACGTCGTCGGCACCACCACGCTGCTGCTGGCCGGCTGCGCGCGGGCAGTCGGAGCCGCGGCCGCCGGAGTGTTGCTGGCTCGCCCCGACGACCGGGAACTGGAGCTGCTGGCAGCCACCAGTCATCGGGCCGAGGAGCTCGACCTGTACCAGTTGCAGGTCGAGCAAGGACCCTGCCTCGACGCGGTGCGCACGGTCGAGACGGTCACCGCGACCGGGGTCAGGGAGATCGAGCACCGCTGGCCGCTGCTGGTGGACACGTTCCGCGCGGTCGGCGTCGGGGGCGTGCGCGCCGTACCGCTGCTCTGGCACGGGGATGCGCTCGGCGCGATGAACCTGTTCTTCGCCGACAGTGCGGCGGTCGAGGGCTCAGGCTCCGTGGCGCAGGCGTTCGCGGACATCGCCACCATCGCGATCGTGCACTCGGGCAGGGTGATGCCGCACGCCGTGATCGCGCAGGCGCGGGCCGCCCTGGACGAGCGGGTGGTGGTCGAACAGGCCAAGGGTGTCCTGGCCCAGACCGATCAGCTGGAGCTGGACAAGGCCTTCGACCGGTTGCTGACACTGGCCGCGGAGCGCGGCCGGCCCCTGGGCACCGTCGCGGCCGAGGTGGTCGAGGCCGCCGGCGAAGGCCGCCCTCCGACCAGTTGA
- a CDS encoding phosphotransferase, with amino-acid sequence MLPSGLSMLWEPVEPEGALRERFGLLGFDGASDWVAEVLAEVWGIAVEGCDRVVISDANAIVWMRTEQGRLVVKWSRAEQRFEELAASARLLGALAARGVPVAAPVPAVDGRTRVVLGGPSGKLSVAVLPEIDGDWLDVGDEAAVHAAGACLASLHHALAEYADADPAVSHGATGDSGEDLRERLTKWLATDDRGVTLAASQRLAAAVAALPPLDTREQLVHNDYRAANLLTRDSAVVGILDFDEIARQHPVHDLAKAFVYLSTLFTEWKPTAPGVRRTFLAGYESVRRLSPAEHAWLETLALWVGIQAVPTGDDPAGWAKAL; translated from the coding sequence ATGTTGCCGTCGGGATTGTCGATGTTGTGGGAGCCGGTCGAGCCGGAAGGGGCGCTGCGGGAGCGGTTCGGGCTCCTGGGGTTCGACGGGGCGTCGGACTGGGTGGCGGAGGTGCTCGCCGAGGTCTGGGGGATCGCGGTCGAGGGGTGCGACCGGGTGGTGATCAGTGATGCCAACGCGATCGTCTGGATGCGGACCGAGCAAGGCCGGTTGGTGGTGAAGTGGTCGCGGGCCGAGCAGAGGTTCGAGGAGCTCGCGGCATCGGCTCGGCTGCTGGGGGCACTGGCTGCGCGCGGGGTTCCGGTGGCGGCGCCGGTGCCGGCGGTCGACGGCCGGACTCGGGTGGTGCTCGGTGGTCCGTCGGGGAAGTTGTCGGTGGCGGTGCTGCCGGAGATCGACGGGGACTGGCTCGACGTCGGCGACGAGGCGGCGGTGCACGCGGCCGGCGCGTGCCTCGCGAGCTTGCACCACGCGCTGGCGGAGTACGCCGACGCCGACCCGGCGGTCAGCCACGGCGCAACCGGTGACTCGGGCGAGGATCTGCGCGAGCGGCTGACGAAGTGGTTGGCGACGGACGATCGTGGGGTGACGCTTGCGGCCTCTCAGCGGTTGGCCGCGGCGGTGGCCGCGTTGCCGCCGCTCGATACCCGCGAGCAACTGGTGCACAACGACTACCGGGCCGCCAACCTGCTGACCCGCGACTCCGCCGTGGTCGGCATCCTGGACTTCGACGAGATCGCCCGGCAGCACCCGGTGCACGACCTGGCGAAGGCGTTCGTCTACCTCAGCACCCTGTTCACCGAGTGGAAGCCGACAGCACCCGGCGTACGGCGTACTTTCCTGGCCGGCTACGAGTCGGTGCGCCGACTCAGCCCGGCCGAACATGCCTGGCTGGAAACCCTGGCCCTGTGGGTGGGAATCCAAGCCGTGCCGACCGGCGACGACCCGGCCGGCTGGGCGAAAGCGCTCTGA
- a CDS encoding SDR family NAD(P)-dependent oxidoreductase, whose product MQIAIITGASSGIGRSTAVQLGRRGVAVILTYHGNQQGGLETAAQIEQAGGRAVALPLDVGRSETFPAFVHAVRSALTGWDRTTFDQLVNNAGIAAAAPFEDTSEELFDQLLRVQFKGPYFLTQRLLPLLADGGAIVNTTSNSALPSGLTPGYSAYGSLKGALMVLTSYLAKELSPRGIRVNSVAPGATRTRLGGDAFDKYPEVIAPLAARTALGRIGEPDDIGRFVAALLSEDGAWVTGQNIEVSGGFGL is encoded by the coding sequence ATGCAAATCGCGATTATCACCGGCGCAAGTTCCGGCATCGGCCGCAGTACCGCTGTCCAGCTCGGCCGGCGCGGCGTGGCGGTCATCCTCACCTACCACGGCAACCAGCAGGGCGGCCTCGAGACGGCCGCGCAGATCGAGCAGGCCGGTGGCCGGGCCGTCGCCCTGCCGCTCGACGTCGGCCGCAGCGAGACCTTCCCCGCGTTCGTGCACGCCGTCCGCTCGGCCCTGACCGGCTGGGACCGGACCACGTTCGACCAGCTGGTGAACAACGCCGGCATCGCGGCGGCGGCGCCGTTCGAGGACACCAGCGAGGAGTTGTTCGACCAGCTGCTGCGCGTGCAGTTCAAGGGACCGTACTTCCTCACGCAGCGGCTCCTGCCGCTGCTGGCCGACGGCGGCGCGATCGTCAACACCACCAGCAACTCCGCCCTGCCCAGTGGCCTGACGCCCGGATACTCGGCGTACGGCAGCCTGAAGGGCGCGCTGATGGTGCTCACCAGCTACCTCGCCAAGGAGCTCAGCCCGCGCGGGATCCGGGTCAACTCGGTGGCTCCCGGCGCGACCAGGACGCGGCTCGGCGGCGACGCGTTCGACAAGTACCCCGAGGTGATCGCGCCGCTCGCGGCCAGGACCGCCCTGGGCCGGATCGGCGAGCCCGACGACATCGGCCGGTTCGTCGCGGCGCTGCTGTCCGAGGACGGTGCCTGGGTCACCGGCCAGAACATCGAGGTCTCCGGCGGCTTCGGACTCTGA
- a CDS encoding DMT family transporter: MEDNRRRWLLVTAIAPVAWGTNYFVTHEYLPSGHPLYGAVLRALPAGLLLLAFARSRPRGAWWWRSVVLGICNMGAFFALIYVASQLLPVSVASTIMSATPLTMALFAWMLLGARPAPRVLLGAGAGIAGVCLMLGGGVERVNAGGVLASLAALTMSSCGYVLAKKWGSGGELIATTAWQLVAGGLVLVPVAIVVEGAPPSLDAQAVAGFAYVGLVATAAAYLAWFTGLRHLDAATVGLVGLLNPVTGVLLGTTLSGDRLSFGQVVGLVLVLGGITMSRPRRAPRRGTVPEPVS; the protein is encoded by the coding sequence ATGGAAGACAATCGCCGTCGGTGGTTGCTGGTGACGGCGATCGCACCGGTTGCCTGGGGCACCAACTACTTCGTCACCCACGAGTACCTGCCGTCCGGTCACCCGCTGTACGGCGCGGTGCTGCGCGCGCTGCCGGCGGGTCTGTTGCTGCTGGCCTTCGCCCGGAGCAGGCCGCGCGGCGCCTGGTGGTGGCGGTCGGTGGTGCTGGGGATCTGCAACATGGGGGCGTTCTTCGCGCTGATCTACGTCGCGTCGCAGCTGCTGCCGGTCAGTGTGGCCTCGACGATCATGTCGGCGACGCCGCTGACGATGGCGTTGTTCGCCTGGATGCTGCTCGGCGCGCGGCCGGCGCCACGGGTGCTGCTCGGCGCCGGTGCGGGCATCGCGGGCGTCTGCCTGATGCTCGGCGGCGGGGTGGAGCGGGTGAATGCCGGCGGGGTACTGGCCTCGCTGGCGGCGCTGACGATGTCGTCGTGCGGCTACGTGCTGGCGAAGAAGTGGGGATCGGGCGGCGAGCTGATCGCCACCACCGCCTGGCAGTTGGTCGCCGGCGGCTTGGTGCTCGTCCCGGTCGCGATCGTGGTCGAGGGAGCACCGCCGTCGCTGGACGCCCAGGCCGTCGCCGGCTTCGCGTACGTCGGGCTGGTGGCGACCGCGGCGGCGTACCTGGCCTGGTTCACCGGGCTGCGGCATCTCGACGCGGCGACGGTCGGGCTGGTCGGGCTGCTGAACCCGGTCACCGGCGTGCTGCTGGGCACCACACTGTCCGGTGATCGCCTCAGCTTCGGACAGGTCGTGGGGCTGGTCCTGGTGCTGGGCGGGATCACGATGAGCCGACCACGCCGGGCACCACGCCGGGGCACCGTTCCGGAGCCGGTCAGCTGA
- the lexA gene encoding transcriptional repressor LexA yields MTSYDTLDPFEHLDASSLPERQQRILVAIRDWVVRHGYSPSTRQIGEAVGLRSASSVSRHLASLEEKGFLQRGASMSRQLDVRLFLQDTASRAVADDSVSVPVVGDIAAGTPISAVEHLDDQLTLPRGLTGRGTVFGLRVRGESMIDAAICDGDIVVVRQQSEAHSGQIVAAMIDDEATVKVYRRRNGHVYLEPRNPDYEVIDGDRAVVLGVVVSVLRSV; encoded by the coding sequence GTGACCAGCTACGACACCCTTGACCCGTTCGAGCACCTGGACGCCTCCTCGCTGCCGGAGCGCCAGCAGCGCATCCTGGTCGCGATCCGGGACTGGGTCGTGCGGCACGGCTACTCCCCGAGCACCCGGCAGATCGGCGAGGCGGTCGGGCTGCGCTCGGCGTCGTCGGTCTCGCGGCACCTGGCCAGCCTGGAGGAGAAGGGCTTCCTGCAGCGCGGGGCGTCCATGTCGCGGCAGCTCGACGTCCGGCTGTTCCTGCAGGACACCGCGTCCCGAGCGGTGGCCGACGACTCGGTCTCCGTCCCGGTCGTCGGCGACATCGCCGCCGGTACGCCGATCTCGGCCGTCGAGCACCTCGACGACCAGCTCACCCTGCCCCGCGGCCTGACCGGGCGGGGCACCGTCTTCGGTCTGCGGGTGCGCGGCGAGTCGATGATCGACGCCGCGATCTGCGACGGCGACATCGTCGTGGTCCGCCAGCAGAGCGAGGCGCACTCCGGCCAGATCGTCGCCGCGATGATCGACGACGAGGCGACCGTCAAGGTCTACCGGCGCCGCAACGGGCACGTGTACCTCGAGCCGCGCAACCCCGACTACGAGGTCATCGACGGCGACCGTGCCGTCGTGCTCGGCGTCGTGGTGTCGGTCCTGCGCAGCGTCTGA
- a CDS encoding LysR family transcriptional regulator: MPDDLEIRLLRYFVVVAEELHFSRAAQKLFVAQQALSRDIQRLEERAGVRLLDRTTRRVTLTPAGLTLLDRARQLLALHDSTVRELRGEGRSLTVDVVGPGLTPSLVLAEARRLAPGIEFFARFHTGGEAAVPHLLAERLDVSFGRVTETYAELEGREVRREPLAVLLPAEHPLAELDAVPLAQLHSAGVCFRAGDHVTPGWEHAVLQLLAPFGVEVGGAHPHVLGADELAKHLHDRNAPILALSTQPEVPGSVLRPVVDPVPLYPWAMHWRRNSDHPGLIALHAAVDRLAAANSWLGGPADAWLPRPEADG, encoded by the coding sequence ATGCCCGACGACCTGGAGATCCGGCTGCTGCGGTACTTCGTCGTCGTGGCGGAGGAGCTGCACTTCAGCCGGGCCGCGCAGAAGCTGTTCGTCGCGCAGCAGGCGCTCAGCCGGGACATCCAGCGGCTGGAGGAGCGCGCCGGAGTACGACTGCTCGACCGGACCACCCGCCGGGTCACCCTCACTCCGGCCGGCCTGACGCTGCTGGACCGGGCGCGGCAGCTGCTGGCCCTGCATGACTCGACTGTGCGTGAGCTGCGCGGCGAGGGACGCTCGCTGACGGTTGACGTGGTCGGGCCCGGTCTGACTCCGTCGCTGGTGCTGGCCGAGGCTCGACGGCTCGCGCCCGGGATCGAGTTCTTCGCCCGGTTCCACACCGGTGGAGAAGCAGCAGTGCCACACCTGCTGGCCGAGCGGCTCGACGTGAGCTTCGGAAGGGTCACCGAGACCTATGCCGAGCTGGAAGGGCGTGAGGTTCGCCGGGAACCTCTGGCGGTCTTGCTACCTGCGGAGCACCCGCTGGCAGAGCTGGACGCCGTACCGCTGGCTCAGCTGCACAGTGCCGGGGTGTGCTTCCGTGCTGGTGATCACGTGACGCCGGGCTGGGAGCACGCCGTACTGCAGCTCCTGGCGCCGTTCGGGGTTGAGGTGGGCGGCGCTCACCCGCATGTGCTCGGCGCTGACGAGCTCGCCAAACACCTGCACGACCGCAACGCGCCGATCCTCGCGTTGAGCACCCAGCCGGAGGTGCCGGGTTCCGTACTGCGCCCGGTGGTCGATCCGGTGCCGCTGTATCCGTGGGCGATGCACTGGCGGCGTAACAGCGATCACCCGGGCCTGATTGCCCTCCACGCCGCAGTCGATCGGCTGGCTGCGGCCAACAGTTGGCTCGGCGGTCCGGCCGACGCGTGGTTGCCGCGACCCGAGGCGGACGGGTGA